A stretch of the Leopardus geoffroyi isolate Oge1 chromosome B2, O.geoffroyi_Oge1_pat1.0, whole genome shotgun sequence genome encodes the following:
- the LOC123609375 gene encoding olfactory receptor 12D2-like — protein sequence MLNQTSVTAFLLLGVTDIQALQPYLFVVFLAIYVVSVVGNGAVLLVVVSDPRLHLPMYFFLGNLSCLDICYSTVTLPKMLENFFSTHKAISFLGCISQLHFFHFLGSTEAMLLAVMAFDRFVAICRPLHYSVIMNYQLCTQMAVTVWTIGFLHALLHSMMTSRLNFCGSHQIHHFFCDVKPLLELACGNTELNRWLLNTVTGTIAMGPFFLTLLSYFSIIISLFSKTHSCSALHKALSTCASHFMVVILFYAPVIFIYIRPVSSSSMDQDQIAAIMYTVVTPMLNPLIYTLRNKDVKAALSSIFTRRGELNIPRAHF from the coding sequence ATGCTGAATCAAACCTCAGTCACTGCATTTCTCCTCCTGGGAGTCACAGACATCCAAGCACTGCAGCCTTATCTCTTCGTGGTTTTCCTTGCAATTTACGTGGTCAGTGTGGTTGGCAATGGAGCAGTCCTCCTGGTTGTCGTCTCTGATCCAAGACTCCATTtacccatgtatttcttcctgggAAATCTGTCGTGTCTAGATATCTGCTACTCCACGGTGACACTGCCAAAGATGCTGGAGAACTTCTTCTCTACACACAAGGCAATTTCCTTCTTGGGATGCATAAGCCAGCTTCACTTCTTCCACTTCCTGGGCAGCACGGAGGCCATGCTGTTGGCCGTGATGGCCTTTGACCGCTTCGTGGCCATCTGCAGGCCACTGCATTACTCTGTCATCATGAATTACCAGCTCTGTACCCAGATGGCTGTCACGGTCTGGACCATTGGTTTTCTCCATGCCCTGTTGCACTCTATGATGACCTCTCGCTTGAACTTCTGTGGTTCTCATCAGATCCATCACTTCTTCTGTGATGTCAAGCCTTTGCTGGAGTTGGCCTGCGGGAACACGGAGCTCAACCGGTGGCTTCTCAACACGGTTACCGGGACCATTGCCATGGGCCCCTTCTTCCTAACACTTCTCTCCTACTTCTCCATaatcatctctcttttctccaagACCCACTCCTGTAGTGCGCTCCACAAAGCACTGTCCACGTGTGCCTCTCACTTCATGGTGGTCATTCTTTTCTATGCTCCTGTTATCTTCATTTACATCCGCCCAGTCTCAAGCAGCTCCATGGACCAGGACCAGATCGCTGCCATCATGTACACTGTGGTCACTCCTATGCTGAACCCACTGATCTATACACTGAGGAACAAGGACGTGAAGGCTGCCTTGAGTAGTATCTTCACAAGGAGGGGTGAACTGAACATACCTAGAGCACACTTCTAA
- the LOC123609650 gene encoding olfactory receptor 12D2-like: MLNQTSVTAFLLLGVTDIQALQPYLFVVFLAIYVVSVVGNGAVLLVVVSDPRLHLPMYFFLGNLSCLDICYSTVTLPKMLENFFSTHKAISFLGCISQLHFFHFLGSTEAMLLAVMAFDRFVAICRPLHYSVIMNYQLCTQMAVTVWTIGFFHALLHSMMTSRLNFCGSHQIHHFFCDVKPLLELACGNTELNRWLLNTVTGTIAMGPFFLTLLSYFSIIISLFSKTHSCSALHKALSTCASHFMVVMVFYAPVVFTYISLASGSSMQDQVAAIMYTVVTPMLNPLVYTLRNKDVKAALSRVFRRRDDLSKFRAHF; the protein is encoded by the coding sequence ATGCTGAATCAAACCTCAGTCACTGCATTTCTCCTCCTGGGAGTCACAGACATCCAAGCACTGCAGCCTTATCTCTTCGTGGTTTTCCTTGCAATTTACGTGGTCAGTGTGGTTGGCAATGGAGCAGTCCTCCTGGTTGTCGTCTCTGATCCAAGACTCCATTtacccatgtatttcttcctgggAAATCTGTCGTGTCTAGATATCTGCTACTCCACGGTGACACTGCCAAAGATGCTGGAGAACTTCTTCTCTACACACAAGGCAATTTCCTTCTTGGGATGCATAAGCCAGCTTCACTTCTTCCACTTCCTGGGCAGCACGGAGGCCATGCTGTTGGCCGTGATGGCCTTTGACCGCTTCGTGGCCATCTGCAGGCCACTGCATTACTCTGTCATCATGAATTACCAGCTCTGTACCCAGATGGCTGTCACGGTCTGGACCATTGGTTTTTTCCATGCCCTGTTGCACTCCATGATGACCTCTCGCTTGAACTTCTGTGGTTCTCATCAGATCCATCACTTCTTCTGTGATGTCAAGCCTTTGCTGGAGTTGGCCTGCGGGAACACGGAGCTCAACCGGTGGCTTCTCAACACGGTTACCGGGACCATTGCCATGGGCCCCTTCTTCCTAACACTTCTCTCCTACTTCTCCATaatcatctctcttttctccaagACCCACTCCTGTAGTGCACTCCACAAAGCACTGTCCACGTGTGCCTCTCACTTCATGGTGGTCATGGTTTTCTATGCTCCTGTTGTCTTTACTTACATATCTCTTGCCTCAGGCAGCTCCATGCAGGACCAGGTCGCTGCCATCATGTACACTGTGGTCACTCCTATGCTGAACCCACTGGTCTATACACTGAGGAACAAGGACGTGAAGGCTGCCTTGAGTAGGGTCTTCAGAAGGAGGGACGACCTGAGCAAATTCAGAGCACACTTCTAA
- the LOC123609376 gene encoding olfactory receptor 12D2-like — MLNQTSVTAFLLLGVTDIQALQPYLFVVFLAIYVVSVVGNGAVLLVVVSDPRLHLPMYFFLGNLSCLDICYSTVTLPKMLENFFSTHKAISFLGCISQLHFFHFLGSTEAMLLAVMAFDRFVAICRPLHYSVIMNYQLCTQMAVTVWTIGFFHALLHSMMTSRLNFCGSHQIHHFFCDVKPLLELACGNTELNRWLLNTVTGTIAMGPFFLTLLSYFSIIISLFSKTHSCSVLHKALSTCASHFMVVILLYVPVIFTYISPTSGSSMDQDQVAAIMYTVVTPMLNPLIYTLRNKDVKAALSSIFTRRGDLNTSRAHF; from the coding sequence ATGCTGAATCAAACCTCAGTCACTGCATTTCTCCTCCTGGGAGTCACAGACATCCAAGCACTGCAGCCTTATCTCTTCGTGGTTTTCCTTGCAATTTACGTGGTCAGTGTGGTTGGCAATGGAGCAGTCCTCCTGGTTGTCGTCTCTGATCCAAGACTCCATTtacccatgtatttcttcctgggAAATCTGTCGTGTCTAGATATCTGCTACTCCACAGTGACACTGCCAAAGATGCTGGAGAACTTCTTCTCTACACACAAGGCAATTTCCTTCTTGGGATGCATAAGCCAGCTTCACTTCTTCCACTTCCTGGGCAGCACGGAGGCCATGCTGTTGGCCGTGATGGCCTTTGACCGCTTCGTGGCCATCTGCAGGCCACTGCATTACTCTGTCATCATGAATTACCAGCTCTGTACCCAGATGGCTGTCACGGTCTGGACCATTGGTTTTTTCCATGCCCTGTTGCACTCCATGATGACCTCTCGCTTGAACTTCTGTGGTTCTCATCAGATCCATCACTTCTTCTGTGATGTCAAGCCTTTGCTGGAGTTGGCCTGCGGGAACACGGAGCTCAACCGGTGGCTTCTCAACACGGTTACCGGGACCATTGCCATGGGCCCCTTCTTCCTAACACTTCTCTCCTACTTCTCCATaatcatctctcttttctccaagACCCACTCCTGTAGTGTGCTCCACAAAGCACTGTCCACGTGTGCCTCTCACTTCATGGTGGTCATTCTTCTCTATGTTCCTGTTATCTTCACTTACATATCTCCTACCTCAGGCAGCTCCATGGACCAGGACCAGGTCGCTGCCATCATGTACACTGTGGTCACTCCTATGCTGAACCCACTGATCTATACACTGAGGAACAAGGACGTGAAGGCTGCCTTGAGTAGTATCTTCACAAGGAGGGGTGACCTGAACACATCTAGAGCACACTTCTAA